Proteins encoded in a region of the Zunongwangia endophytica genome:
- a CDS encoding glucoamylase family protein — protein MNLNKHILYLLFLGLAFTACNDASKEKSEDKKETTQDSNKLSEEALLDTVQKQTLKYFWDFAEPNSGMARERYHPNGDYGENDPDIVTTGGSGFGLMAIVAGVERGFIPRAEAVKRFDKIATFLEETPKYHGAFPHWINGRTAGTQEFGNDSKDNGGDIVETSFLAQGFLVVRQYLQDGNEEEKAVAAKFDKLWENIEWDWYTNNKNGIFWHWSPNYEFQKNFMIEGYNECLITYIMAASSPGHGIKPAVYHDGWARSGNITTDKKAYGIPLILKFNTNGDKAGPLFWAHYSYLGLNPKGLSDRYANYWDLNVNHSNINYEYAQENPSNFKTYSENSWGLTASYTKNEDGSVGYTAHSPDDDKGVVAPTAAVSSIPYTPKKSLKAMRYFYEDQHDLLWGPAGFYDAFSLDGGDWVAERYLAIDQGPMMVMIENYRSGLIWDLFMSAPEVKNGLERLDFKR, from the coding sequence ATGAATCTAAATAAACACATATTATATCTTTTGTTTTTGGGCCTCGCATTTACCGCATGCAATGACGCTTCAAAAGAAAAATCAGAAGACAAAAAAGAAACTACTCAGGATTCAAACAAACTGAGTGAAGAAGCTTTACTGGATACCGTCCAAAAGCAAACCTTAAAATATTTTTGGGATTTTGCTGAACCTAATAGCGGAATGGCCAGAGAGCGATACCATCCAAACGGAGATTATGGCGAAAATGATCCCGACATCGTCACTACAGGAGGATCTGGATTTGGTTTAATGGCAATTGTTGCTGGTGTAGAAAGAGGTTTTATTCCTCGAGCAGAAGCCGTTAAGCGTTTCGATAAAATCGCAACTTTCCTAGAAGAAACACCAAAATATCATGGTGCTTTTCCTCACTGGATCAATGGAAGAACTGCCGGAACTCAGGAATTTGGTAACGACAGTAAAGACAATGGCGGTGATATTGTAGAAACCTCATTTTTAGCTCAGGGATTTCTGGTAGTGCGCCAATATTTGCAAGATGGCAATGAAGAGGAAAAAGCTGTAGCAGCGAAATTCGATAAATTATGGGAGAATATTGAATGGGATTGGTACACCAATAATAAAAACGGCATTTTTTGGCATTGGTCACCAAATTATGAGTTTCAGAAAAACTTTATGATCGAAGGTTACAATGAATGTCTAATCACTTATATCATGGCTGCAAGTTCTCCAGGACATGGCATAAAACCAGCAGTTTACCATGATGGATGGGCAAGAAGCGGAAATATTACTACAGATAAAAAAGCTTACGGAATTCCGCTAATATTAAAATTTAATACCAATGGCGATAAAGCGGGACCACTTTTTTGGGCGCATTATTCTTACTTAGGTTTAAATCCAAAAGGATTGAGTGATCGTTATGCAAATTATTGGGATTTAAATGTAAATCATAGCAATATTAATTACGAATATGCTCAGGAAAATCCTAGTAACTTCAAAACATATAGCGAAAATAGCTGGGGCTTAACTGCAAGTTATACTAAGAATGAAGACGGAAGTGTAGGATATACAGCACATTCTCCAGATGATGATAAAGGTGTAGTAGCACCAACTGCAGCGGTAAGTTCTATCCCTTATACGCCAAAAAAGTCTTTAAAAGCAATGCGATATTTTTACGAAGATCAGCATGATTTACTTTGGGGACCTGCCGGTTTTTACGATGCATTCAGTTTAGATGGCGGTGATTGGGTAGCTGAAAGATATTTAGCGATCGATCAGGGACCAATGATGGTAATGATAGAAAATTATAGAAGCGGACTTATTTGGGATCTGTTTATGAGTGCTCCTGAAGTTAAAAATGGACTCGAAAGACTCGATTTTAAAA
- a CDS encoding RagB/SusD family nutrient uptake outer membrane protein — protein sequence MKNLRLQYKTMTKTLVVVSALLAMSCSDDYLDVKPEGQATTGSGYFQGENVEQAVVASYSHLLDYSQHSFSFSGIFSIASDDADKGSSPGDTGADKAKLDNFTHEPTDVSVGGIWGANYRGVATANTGIDIVNEPANNLAESSIAEYQAEFKFFRAYHYFTLVKVFGGVPIITEETDPNDQEALLVRDSSEDVYNFIVEDLTEASENLPQTPAQTGRVTRGTAKTLLAKVQMYQGNWEEVLELTNEVIASGQYALHPNYEELWRIQNENTVESIFEVQGSSSENLGINNLAEHHGVRGQWGWGFDVPSQSLVDAYDAAGDDIRRDATIIFRGEEMYDNDLYESDPNISAVVSEDAPNPYYSEKMYFGPLAANALDKNLILLRYADVLLMNAEANNELGNSSAALASLNEVRSRVDLSAITTTSQSELRQTIWKERRLEFGMEFDRYFDVIRQGRGQQIFGPLGFQSGKNEVFPIPQDQISLSGGLLKQNPGY from the coding sequence ATGAAAAATTTAAGACTTCAATATAAAACAATGACAAAGACCTTAGTAGTGGTTTCTGCACTACTGGCAATGTCTTGTTCAGACGATTATTTAGACGTAAAACCTGAAGGTCAGGCTACTACAGGTAGTGGGTATTTTCAGGGAGAAAATGTAGAACAGGCAGTTGTTGCTTCTTATTCTCACTTGTTAGATTATAGTCAGCATTCTTTTTCTTTCTCTGGTATTTTCAGTATAGCATCAGACGATGCAGATAAAGGAAGTTCCCCAGGAGATACAGGAGCAGATAAAGCTAAATTAGATAATTTTACTCACGAGCCTACAGATGTTTCCGTAGGTGGAATATGGGGAGCAAATTATCGCGGTGTTGCTACCGCAAATACTGGGATTGATATTGTAAATGAACCTGCAAATAATTTAGCTGAATCAAGTATAGCAGAATATCAGGCAGAATTCAAATTCTTTAGAGCATATCATTATTTCACGCTAGTAAAAGTTTTTGGTGGAGTTCCGATTATTACTGAAGAAACAGATCCTAACGATCAGGAAGCGCTTCTTGTAAGAGATAGTAGCGAAGATGTTTACAATTTTATCGTAGAAGATTTAACTGAAGCTTCAGAAAATTTACCACAAACTCCTGCGCAAACAGGTAGAGTTACCAGAGGGACAGCTAAAACTTTACTTGCCAAAGTACAGATGTATCAAGGGAACTGGGAAGAAGTTTTAGAGCTGACTAATGAGGTGATCGCTTCAGGGCAGTATGCTTTACATCCTAACTACGAAGAGCTTTGGAGAATACAGAATGAAAATACTGTTGAGTCAATATTTGAAGTTCAGGGAAGCTCTTCAGAAAATTTAGGAATTAACAACCTTGCAGAGCACCATGGAGTGCGTGGCCAATGGGGATGGGGATTTGATGTTCCTTCACAAAGTCTCGTAGATGCTTATGACGCTGCTGGAGATGATATTCGTAGGGATGCAACAATTATTTTCCGTGGAGAAGAAATGTACGATAATGATCTTTATGAAAGTGATCCAAATATCTCTGCCGTAGTAAGTGAAGATGCACCTAATCCTTACTATAGTGAGAAGATGTATTTTGGCCCACTTGCAGCGAATGCATTGGATAAAAATCTAATATTGCTTCGTTACGCAGATGTATTACTTATGAATGCTGAAGCAAATAATGAGTTAGGAAATTCAAGTGCAGCTCTTGCAAGTCTTAATGAAGTAAGATCTCGTGTAGACTTATCAGCAATTACTACCACCTCTCAATCTGAACTTAGACAAACCATTTGGAAAGAAAGAAGATTAGAATTTGGTATGGAATTCGATCGATATTTTGATGTGATTCGACAAGGTAGGGGACAACAGATTTTTGGACCGCTTGGTTTTCAGTCTGGTAAAAATGAAGTATTCCCAATTCCTCAAGATCAGATAAGCCTTTCAGGAGGGCTATTAAAACAAAACCCTGGATACTAA
- a CDS encoding SusC/RagA family TonB-linked outer membrane protein, whose amino-acid sequence MKFKLITVFVMLLSYIGMAQETKTISGTVTDTADVPLPGAQLKVQGKEIFTVTDFDGNFSLEEVVEGDTFKVTFLGFQPTDITVGSQDQYNIKLQEEASALNEVVVIGYGKAESRDLAGTISNLKAEEINDSPTTSALQAAQGKLPGVQVVNDGSPGSVGNVRIRGAISVLGGADPLYVVDGVITQDISGIANSDIESFDVLKDASSTAIYGARGANGVVLITTKSGKGKMKISLSSTTGINTLVNGVDMANAQEYARYTNEALVRGGNEPAFSDAEIGGLQTTDWMDQITREGLYQNYNISVSGSKEDVDYYVSANYLDEEGILKDNDYERLTVRLNNTYHLTENIRIGHNVSLVRQRGFNPSFSNFTNAYKQSPHIPVRDENGNYRSTNVNNVGNPVANIENNKNVNEQVRILGNAWGEIDIFDWLTYRSSLGVNVLREKNRSYGARYIVANESGNQINNQNQILTIRDYDEERFNWDNFLTFDKKFGKHDINLTLGLTSERIASEELEAARRGVPPSDNLLYLGIGEQEGQTITNEGDRSSRLAYFSRLLYNFDKRYVFNATIRREGSSKFAESQRIKYYPSFGVAWNIDNEEFFSNQDFLSNLKLRGSYGLVGNDRIDSGLFLQLIDFSAYPFPGGVAIGGSSIQQYDENLTWETTTELDLGIEFGLLDNRLSGEFTYYDKQTDDILFPLALPQTSGDDSFVTNAGSIQNTGVEFALNWSDASESGDFSYNIGFNITKNENELTNINPVIANATPFIDSGDLENGQIVTRTVEGNELGTFWLYKTDGVFENQTEIDNSAQPGAKVGDFRYVDTNGDGSITQTDRQYMGSYQPDFYYGINLGVTYKQVDFSTSLFGNSGNKVFNGLRAQRFSGENIDSDLFGERYTAGNTNGGPAAFNEVPLPSDYYLEDGDFLRVNNITVGYNFSENILEAVQLSRLRVYATAQNALTFTKYSGFNPELPRGILDSGLELDAYPTTAKFLLGLNIDF is encoded by the coding sequence ATGAAATTCAAATTAATTACTGTTTTTGTCATGCTTCTATCTTATATAGGTATGGCACAAGAGACCAAAACCATTAGCGGTACTGTTACAGATACTGCCGATGTGCCACTGCCTGGTGCACAATTAAAAGTACAGGGGAAAGAGATTTTTACTGTTACCGATTTTGATGGTAATTTTTCTCTAGAAGAGGTGGTAGAAGGTGATACTTTTAAAGTTACCTTTTTAGGTTTTCAACCTACTGATATTACTGTTGGTTCGCAAGATCAATACAATATTAAACTTCAGGAAGAAGCTTCGGCTTTGAACGAAGTCGTTGTAATTGGGTATGGAAAAGCCGAATCTCGTGATTTAGCGGGAACAATCTCAAACCTTAAGGCTGAAGAAATTAATGATTCTCCTACGACGTCTGCGTTGCAGGCTGCGCAAGGTAAACTTCCTGGTGTACAGGTTGTAAATGATGGATCACCGGGATCTGTTGGTAATGTAAGAATTAGAGGTGCAATTTCTGTACTTGGTGGTGCAGATCCGCTTTATGTAGTTGATGGAGTTATTACTCAGGATATAAGTGGTATTGCAAACTCAGATATTGAAAGTTTTGATGTCTTAAAAGATGCTTCTTCTACTGCTATATACGGTGCTAGAGGTGCGAATGGTGTGGTTTTAATTACCACCAAATCTGGAAAAGGAAAAATGAAAATTTCTCTTTCTTCTACTACAGGTATTAATACTTTGGTAAACGGAGTAGACATGGCTAACGCACAAGAGTATGCGCGTTATACAAATGAAGCTTTAGTTCGTGGAGGCAACGAACCTGCATTTTCTGATGCAGAAATTGGAGGCCTTCAAACTACAGATTGGATGGACCAGATAACTAGAGAAGGTTTATATCAAAATTATAATATATCTGTTTCAGGAAGTAAGGAAGATGTAGATTACTACGTTTCTGCCAACTATTTGGACGAAGAAGGGATATTAAAAGATAACGATTATGAGCGTTTAACTGTACGTTTAAATAATACGTATCATTTGACTGAAAATATCCGTATTGGTCATAATGTAAGTTTAGTGAGACAAAGAGGTTTTAATCCTTCATTTTCTAATTTCACGAATGCTTACAAACAATCACCACATATTCCTGTAAGAGACGAAAATGGAAACTATAGAAGTACTAACGTGAATAACGTTGGAAATCCTGTAGCGAATATTGAAAACAATAAGAACGTTAATGAGCAAGTACGAATTTTAGGTAATGCTTGGGGTGAAATTGACATTTTCGATTGGTTAACTTATCGTTCTAGTTTAGGTGTGAATGTGCTTAGAGAGAAAAATAGAAGTTATGGCGCTAGATACATTGTAGCTAACGAAAGTGGTAATCAAATTAATAATCAAAATCAGATATTAACGATACGTGATTATGATGAGGAGCGATTCAACTGGGATAACTTTTTAACTTTTGATAAAAAATTCGGTAAACATGACATCAATCTTACTTTAGGATTAACTTCAGAAAGAATAGCATCTGAGGAATTAGAAGCTGCACGTCGAGGTGTACCACCTTCAGACAACTTATTGTACTTAGGGATAGGTGAGCAAGAAGGGCAAACGATAACTAATGAGGGTGACCGCTCTAGTCGTCTTGCTTATTTCTCACGTTTACTTTATAATTTTGATAAGCGATATGTATTTAATGCAACTATTCGTAGAGAAGGTTCGTCCAAATTTGCAGAATCTCAGCGTATAAAATACTATCCATCTTTTGGTGTTGCCTGGAATATTGATAATGAAGAATTTTTTAGCAATCAAGACTTCCTTAGTAACCTTAAATTAAGAGGTAGTTATGGATTGGTTGGTAATGATCGTATTGATTCTGGTCTTTTCCTTCAATTAATAGATTTTTCAGCTTATCCATTCCCAGGTGGTGTTGCAATTGGAGGTTCTTCAATTCAGCAGTATGATGAGAATCTTACTTGGGAAACCACTACAGAACTGGATTTAGGTATTGAGTTTGGATTGTTGGATAATAGATTGAGTGGGGAATTCACGTATTACGACAAACAAACCGATGATATACTTTTCCCATTGGCTTTGCCACAAACTTCAGGTGATGATAGTTTTGTAACTAACGCAGGAAGTATTCAGAATACAGGTGTCGAGTTTGCTTTAAACTGGTCTGATGCTTCAGAGAGTGGAGATTTCAGCTATAATATTGGTTTCAATATTACTAAAAATGAGAACGAGCTTACTAACATTAATCCGGTGATAGCAAATGCAACTCCGTTTATTGATAGTGGAGATCTAGAAAATGGACAAATTGTTACTAGAACGGTAGAAGGTAATGAACTTGGTACATTTTGGTTATATAAAACAGATGGTGTTTTTGAAAATCAAACGGAGATCGATAATAGCGCGCAACCAGGAGCTAAAGTTGGAGACTTTAGATATGTAGATACTAATGGTGATGGATCTATTACGCAAACCGATAGACAATACATGGGATCTTATCAGCCAGATTTTTACTACGGTATTAATTTAGGAGTAACATATAAGCAAGTAGACTTTTCTACCTCTTTATTCGGAAACTCAGGAAACAAAGTATTTAATGGTTTAAGAGCACAAAGATTTAGTGGAGAGAACATAGATTCAGATTTATTCGGAGAGAGATATACCGCAGGTAATACTAACGGAGGTCCGGCTGCTTTCAATGAAGTGCCTCTTCCATCTGATTATTACTTAGAGGATGGCGATTTTCTTCGAGTAAATAACATTACCGTAGGTTACAATTTCTCAGAAAATATTCTGGAAGCAGTTCAACTTTCGCGCTTAAGAGTGTATGCTACAGCACAAAATGCACTAACGTTCACAAAATATAGCGGATTTAATCCTGAATTACCAAGAGGAATTCTTGATAGCGGTTTAGAATTGGATGCTTATCCAACCACAGCTAAGTTTCTTTTAGGATTAAATATTGACTTTTAA
- a CDS encoding LuxR C-terminal-related transcriptional regulator has translation MNPTCSKEVFKSLLLFFNILLISNLAVENSTAQQLNPPIQNYTSFEYGAANQNWDLSINDSGIIYAANNKGLLVFNGLKWKTYNLKSGSIIRSVYAHAGKVYTGSYLEFGYWKKNTKGTFVYHSLEHLFKEIELSSEEFWGIKAYHGNIYFRSFAGLYKYDGEQIIKIESGVFTSMRLYKDRLFVAKGRDGLFILDENDRLIHFKPSEIIQNTVADIIVHNEKLVVGTKDRLYQLNEKSNQFEVVSPLINSFISKAELNKVSSLSDDILVVGTLKNGFLTWNSETGEFQTFDRTNGLQNNTILSMDAFHGNLWLGLDNGIDRVEVQSPINFYTDSFGELGTVYDMIKEDDHFFLASNTGVYYLDDNGLKLLQGAEGHSWNLTKAEEKIISNSNAATFQVFKDRVLALDKATGSFDSEISPSNDLWIGTYTGIAKLKDTGLVRYENLDFPVKTILFENERVLWAAHPYEGVYRISLSADQKKTTEIYRLPSSDSLQFFNPEIYKINNQIAVYSNSKWYRYNSFSDHLEIFEELKHLNAYRLLNTRRGNYWFINTRNNDLLYTDLKNQNLIVPSWRLEDRLVKDYENIISTSDSTFYVTLKDGFAKLNLKGLEGERKDVFIAKPFVTGFRGVEKKYELNDIPEVSFKDARLLQFDIGYPLSDSREIEYRLIGGDTVKGLLDNGDLEFQNLSYGNYELQLQPLGSKNETTESFKFTVLSPWYLSNMMKLVYVIIFILLIALIYWYNRQRLKKHRSLIEQKFEKEHKERINRLEKERLLDEIDMKRKELANTTMIAAKKNEVLMEIQGELNKDKSKMNEYRLKNIMTKINAAIKNKDEWQVFETNFNEIHEDFFKDVLAVYPGLTSKDLKLCSYLKMNLTSKEIAPLMGISVRGVEVHRYRLRKKMELDKNENLTNYLIKNF, from the coding sequence ATGAACCCTACCTGCTCAAAAGAAGTTTTTAAAAGCTTGCTTTTATTTTTCAATATATTATTGATCAGTAATTTAGCTGTTGAAAATTCTACTGCACAACAACTAAATCCACCTATACAAAATTATACATCGTTCGAATATGGTGCTGCTAACCAAAACTGGGATTTGTCTATAAACGATAGTGGGATTATATATGCAGCAAATAATAAAGGGTTATTAGTCTTTAATGGCTTAAAGTGGAAAACTTATAATTTAAAAAGTGGTTCCATTATTCGCTCTGTATATGCTCATGCGGGAAAAGTGTATACAGGTTCGTATTTAGAGTTCGGGTATTGGAAGAAAAATACTAAAGGAACTTTTGTTTATCATTCACTAGAACATCTTTTCAAAGAAATAGAGCTAAGTAGTGAAGAATTTTGGGGTATTAAGGCATATCATGGTAATATCTATTTTCGATCCTTCGCTGGTTTATATAAATATGACGGAGAGCAAATAATAAAAATTGAAAGCGGAGTTTTTACGAGTATGCGGTTGTATAAAGATCGCTTATTCGTCGCTAAGGGCAGGGATGGTTTATTCATTTTAGATGAAAATGATAGACTTATTCATTTTAAACCTTCAGAAATAATTCAAAATACAGTTGCAGATATAATTGTGCACAACGAAAAATTAGTAGTTGGAACTAAAGATAGATTATATCAATTGAATGAGAAAAGCAATCAATTTGAAGTAGTCAGCCCATTAATCAATAGTTTCATTAGCAAGGCAGAGCTCAATAAGGTGAGTAGTTTGTCTGATGATATTTTAGTGGTTGGTACTTTAAAAAATGGTTTTTTAACATGGAATAGTGAAACTGGAGAATTTCAAACTTTCGATAGAACTAACGGCCTGCAAAATAATACCATTCTTTCTATGGATGCTTTTCATGGTAATTTATGGTTAGGTCTCGATAACGGAATTGATAGAGTAGAAGTTCAATCTCCAATTAATTTTTATACCGATAGCTTTGGAGAGTTGGGTACTGTTTACGATATGATTAAAGAAGATGATCATTTTTTTCTTGCCAGTAATACAGGTGTTTATTATTTGGATGATAATGGACTAAAATTGCTTCAGGGAGCGGAGGGACATTCTTGGAATTTGACAAAAGCAGAAGAGAAGATTATTAGCAATAGTAATGCTGCCACTTTTCAGGTTTTTAAAGATCGAGTGCTAGCTTTAGATAAGGCAACCGGAAGTTTTGATAGTGAAATATCTCCTAGCAATGATTTATGGATCGGAACCTATACTGGGATTGCAAAATTGAAAGACACAGGCTTGGTTCGCTACGAGAATTTAGATTTCCCTGTAAAGACCATTTTGTTTGAAAATGAACGTGTTTTATGGGCAGCCCATCCCTATGAAGGTGTTTATCGAATTAGCCTGAGTGCAGATCAGAAAAAAACTACTGAAATCTATCGATTACCTAGTTCAGATAGTCTTCAATTTTTTAATCCCGAAATCTATAAGATCAATAATCAAATTGCAGTTTATTCTAACTCTAAATGGTATCGTTACAATTCGTTTTCAGATCATCTAGAAATTTTTGAGGAACTGAAGCATTTAAACGCATATCGACTTCTAAATACGCGAAGAGGTAATTACTGGTTTATAAATACGCGGAATAACGATTTGTTATATACAGATCTTAAGAATCAAAATCTAATTGTTCCATCCTGGCGATTGGAAGATCGCTTAGTTAAGGACTATGAGAATATTATTTCCACTTCAGATTCTACATTTTACGTCACACTTAAAGATGGATTTGCTAAACTAAATCTGAAAGGCTTAGAAGGGGAACGCAAAGATGTTTTTATTGCAAAGCCTTTTGTGACAGGTTTTAGAGGTGTGGAAAAGAAGTATGAATTAAACGATATTCCTGAAGTTAGTTTTAAAGACGCCAGATTGTTACAGTTTGATATTGGCTATCCACTTTCTGACTCACGTGAAATTGAATATCGATTAATAGGAGGAGATACTGTAAAAGGACTTTTAGATAATGGCGATTTGGAATTTCAAAATTTATCCTACGGAAATTACGAATTGCAATTGCAACCTCTGGGAAGTAAAAATGAAACAACTGAATCATTTAAGTTCACGGTACTTTCGCCTTGGTATTTATCAAATATGATGAAGTTAGTTTACGTTATAATATTTATTCTTTTGATAGCCTTGATATATTGGTATAATCGACAACGATTAAAAAAACACCGTAGCCTTATTGAGCAGAAATTCGAGAAAGAACATAAGGAACGTATAAATCGTCTGGAAAAAGAGCGGCTTTTGGACGAAATTGATATGAAGCGCAAGGAGTTGGCAAATACAACCATGATCGCAGCCAAGAAAAATGAAGTTCTTATGGAAATTCAGGGTGAATTGAATAAGGATAAGTCAAAAATGAATGAATATCGCTTAAAGAACATTATGACTAAAATTAATGCTGCGATAAAAAACAAAGATGAGTGGCAGGTTTTTGAAACCAATTTTAATGAAATACACGAAGATTTCTTCAAAGATGTTCTTGCAGTTTATCCAGGTTTAACAAGTAAGGATTTGAAATTATGCTCTTATCTAAAAATGAATCTGACTTCAAAAGAAATTGCTCCGCTAATGGGAATTTCAGTAAGAGGGGTAGAAGTACATCGATATCGTCTCCGAAAAAAAATGGAATTGGATAAAAACGAGAATCTAACAAATTATCTTATTAAAAATTTCTAA
- a CDS encoding putative DNA modification/repair radical SAM protein: MNFERINEKLEILADAAKYDVSCSSSGSNRKNKNNGLGDSSGMGICHSYTEDGRCVSLLKILLTNHCIFDCAYCVTRRSNDIKRAAFKVQEVVDLTINFYRRNYIEGLFLSSGIFKSPDHTMERLIRVAKKLREEENFNGYIHLKSIPGASDELMYEAGLYADRLSVNIEVPTVSGLKLLAPEKKHEDFTKPMEKVKNEIIQFKEDRKLIRSTPKYAPAGQSTQMIVGATGESDRDIMYSAHYYYKKYNMKRVYYSGYVPVAVDPRLPAITSQVPMLRENRLYQTDWLLRFYGFDVRELLNTNHPNLDLDIDPKLSWALRNQHLFPININTADKSMLARVPGLGMRSVFKILQARKYRKLNWEHLKAIGVALNRAKYFIVCDSRLWEKKDLTAEQIKSKIIKTSSSKFRKDYSTQLNLFDHAS; this comes from the coding sequence ATGAATTTCGAAAGAATAAATGAGAAGTTGGAAATTTTAGCTGATGCAGCTAAATATGATGTCTCATGCTCAAGCAGCGGAAGCAATCGAAAAAATAAGAATAATGGCTTGGGGGATTCTTCTGGAATGGGAATTTGTCATAGTTATACAGAGGACGGTCGCTGTGTCTCTTTGCTCAAGATCTTACTAACTAACCATTGTATTTTTGATTGCGCGTACTGCGTAACTAGAAGAAGTAATGATATTAAACGAGCTGCTTTCAAGGTTCAGGAAGTAGTTGATCTAACAATCAATTTCTATAGACGAAATTATATTGAAGGACTCTTTCTTAGCTCTGGCATTTTTAAAAGTCCAGATCATACCATGGAGCGCTTAATTAGAGTAGCTAAAAAATTAAGAGAAGAAGAAAATTTTAATGGTTACATTCATCTAAAATCTATTCCCGGCGCTAGTGATGAGCTAATGTATGAGGCAGGTCTTTATGCCGATCGTTTAAGTGTCAATATTGAAGTTCCTACAGTTTCTGGATTAAAACTTCTCGCTCCAGAGAAAAAGCATGAAGATTTCACCAAACCAATGGAAAAGGTAAAAAATGAAATTATTCAGTTTAAGGAAGACCGTAAGCTAATAAGAAGTACACCTAAATATGCACCTGCAGGACAGAGTACTCAAATGATTGTAGGCGCAACGGGTGAAAGTGACCGCGATATTATGTACTCTGCTCATTATTATTATAAAAAATATAATATGAAGAGGGTCTACTATTCCGGTTATGTTCCTGTAGCTGTAGATCCACGACTTCCTGCCATCACCTCTCAGGTGCCTATGCTGCGTGAGAACAGATTATACCAAACCGATTGGCTTCTTCGTTTCTACGGTTTTGACGTCAGGGAATTATTGAACACAAATCATCCAAATTTAGATTTAGATATAGATCCAAAATTAAGTTGGGCGCTTAGAAATCAACACTTATTTCCTATCAATATCAATACTGCCGATAAATCTATGTTAGCAAGAGTACCAGGTTTGGGAATGCGATCGGTATTTAAAATTTTACAGGCAAGAAAATACCGTAAACTAAACTGGGAACATCTTAAAGCGATAGGTGTTGCCTTAAATCGTGCAAAATATTTTATCGTATGTGATTCGCGATTATGGGAGAAAAAAGATCTAACTGCAGAACAAATCAAATCTAAGATTATAAAAACAAGTTCGAGCAAGTTCAGAAAAGACTATTCTACGCAATTAAATTTATTTGATCATGCCTCATAA
- a CDS encoding TIGR03915 family putative DNA repair protein, with protein MPHKILIYDGTFQGLLTCIFQIYEEKIIDFSIHPEGNEKPDFFAEKELIYTDTEKSERVLQSFQAYTSKKAVHRIYRSFLSEIPGIEIEIVAFFQHIFKHKTDLSDDFSYPPILKISQIDRKVGREKHRMEAFIRFELLKDGIFFAKIAPDFNVLPLILKHFKNRYPDQKWIIYDKKRKFGLYYNLKKVEPISLNFNNNSKNKENILHNKEIDFQKLWKSYFTSTNIKSRKNSKLHLQNVPKRYWKYLTEKTTVM; from the coding sequence ATGCCTCATAAAATTCTTATTTATGATGGAACCTTCCAGGGACTGCTCACATGTATATTCCAGATATATGAAGAAAAGATAATAGATTTTAGTATTCATCCTGAAGGAAATGAAAAACCCGACTTTTTCGCTGAGAAAGAACTTATATACACAGATACTGAAAAATCAGAAAGAGTTCTACAAAGCTTTCAAGCGTATACATCTAAAAAAGCGGTACATCGCATTTATAGATCTTTCCTTTCAGAAATCCCCGGAATTGAAATTGAAATTGTAGCTTTTTTTCAGCATATATTTAAACATAAAACCGATCTCTCTGATGATTTTTCCTATCCACCGATCTTAAAAATTTCGCAAATAGATAGAAAAGTAGGACGCGAAAAGCATAGAATGGAAGCGTTTATTAGATTCGAATTGCTAAAAGACGGAATATTTTTTGCAAAAATAGCTCCAGATTTTAACGTTTTACCCCTAATTTTAAAACATTTTAAGAACCGATATCCCGATCAAAAATGGATAATTTATGATAAAAAACGCAAATTTGGCCTTTATTATAATTTAAAAAAAGTAGAACCCATAAGCCTTAATTTTAACAATAATTCAAAAAATAAAGAGAATATTCTCCATAATAAAGAAATTGACTTTCAAAAATTATGGAAATCATATTTCACATCCACCAATATAAAATCCCGAAAAAACTCAAAATTACACCTTCAAAATGTACCTAAACGTTATTGGAAATATTTAACGGAAAAGACCACTGTCATGTAA